The nucleotide sequence GATCTTCCATACCCTGGATGTCAGTCAACACGGCGAAGGTATCTTCCTCTTTGATTAACCCCATGGCCACTCCGGATACAGGACGTTTGATAGGTACGCCGGCATCCATCAGTGAAAGGGTAGACCCACAAACACTACCCATAGAAGAAGACCCGTTTGATTCCAACACCTCGGATACTAACCTGATGGTATAAGGAAACTCATCTTCCGATGGAATCATTGGTTCCAGCGCTCTTTCAGCCAGGGCTCCGTGACCAATTTCACGCCGTCCGGGGCCGCGCATGAAACGGGCTTCTCCCACACTGTAAGGTGGAAAATTATAGTGGTGCATATAGCGTTTAGATTCTTCCACCCCAAGCCCGTCCAAAATCTGCTCATCACCGACAGCTCCCAGCGTTGTTACGGTCAAAACCTGAGTCTGGCCCCTGGTAAAAAGGCCCGACCCATGGGTCCTTGGTAGAATCCCCACATGACATTCGATGGGACGCACCTCGTCCAGTTTACGACCGTCTATCCTGACTCTGTCCTGAATGATAAACTTGCGCATTATCTCTTTTTCCAGTTTATTAACGGCGTCAGCCACATGTTTTAAAGCGGCTTCATCTTCGGGAAAGACTTTTTCCGCAAAGTATGTTTTGATTTCCTCTTTGGCGTTCTCTATGAAATCTTCCCGTTGCTTTTTGGGGAAACGTTTTTCGATACACTCTTTTAAGGTGTCAAACATTTTATCGTAAGCATATTCACGGACCTGTTTCTCGATTTCTTCATCCAGCAGAAATAATACCGGCTCTTGGCGTGGTTTGGCAACACCGGCATCCAGACATTCCCGGGTGAAATCCTCGAGGAATGATACAATTTTTTTGATTTCCTCATGTCCGTAAGAAATAGCTTCCAGGATAACTTCTTCAGGAACCTCCTTGGCGCCCGCTTCCACCATAATAACTGCGTCTTTGGTACCGGCTACCGTTAGATGCATATCGCTTACTTCCGCCTGGGCAATTGTCGGGTTAATAATGAATTTGCCGTCAACCCGTCCGACAACTACCGCTCCAATAGGTCCAAGAAACGGAATGCCGGATATCATAAGGGCAGCCGAAGCTCCATTAATAGCTGTCACATCAGGAGCATTGTCCTGGTCAACAGACAGAACGGTGGCTACAATATGTACATCATTCCTGTAACCCTTTGGAAACAAGGGGCGGATAGGCCTGTCAATCAGCCGGCTGGACAAAATAGCCTTTTCGCTGGGCCGTCCTTCCCTTTTGATAAACCCTCCCGGAATTTTCCCAACAGCATAAAGACGTTCCTCGTAATCAACCGTTAAAGGAAAGAAGTCTATTCCCTCCCGGGGCTCAGGCGAACACGTTGCTGTAACTAAAACGGCAGTGTCACCATAGCGGCAAAATACTGCACCTGTCGCTTGCTTGGCCATCCTACCGGTTTCAATTACCATTTCCCGGCCGCCAATAGGGAAACTACGTATAATTACTGGGCTAGAATCCATAATATTAAAGTCATAACCTCCTCTTGAAATACATGCCAACAAATTGTAGTTCGACATATATCCTAGTATTTCCTGCATTGCATAAAAAATAACCGCTTTTTCCACCTTTTAAAAAGGTATTCTGCTCAGTCCTGCCAGCCGTGAAATTGTACAACAAAAAGCGGGTATTACCCCGCTTTTTATTACCGTCTTAAACCAAGTTTCTCGATTATGTTACGGTACCGGTCAAAATCTTTTTTCTTTAAGTAATTCAACAAAGCTCTCCTTTGACCAACCATTTTCAGTAAGCCTCTCCTGGAATGGTGGTCCTTTTTATGTTGCTGCAGGTGTTCAGTGAGATAATTAATCCTTTCGGTAAGGATGGCAATCTGCACTTCCGGAGAACCCGTATCAGCCTCATGCAGCTTGTACTTATTAATAATCTCCTTTTTCTGCTCCGATAACAGCGCCATAATCTTCACCTCCTCTTTTTTTATAAATCGCCATTAGCCAAGTATACCGCCGAGGAAACGAATAAACCTAGCCAATGGTTCTTGTCTATAATTAACCGGTTCTACACCGGATAATTATCACTGTTATTTTCCTATCACTGTAATTACTAATCGCCCTGAAGAAATATCTTTGGCAACAATATCAAAAATTCTTCCTGATTTGGCAAAAAATCCTTTAAATCTGGTAGCGGTCGGAATACAGCCCGGTATTTCCCTGGCTGCATTAATTATGTCCGCGTAAGTTATCTTTTCCTGGCGCACATCTTTTAACCGTTTGCGCGCATGCTCGGTAATGATAACCCGCATCCAGATATCCCTTTTACCTACTTCTCATATCCTTTTGGATATATAAATATTTTGTCTTCCTGAGCCAATATGGCAAACAGGGCATCCTGAAATGCCGCGATAAAAGCGTTTTCTATATTGGCATTAAAATAGTGGTTTTCCAACTCATGCCGTAGGGCATTAAATTCCTCGCTGAAAAGAATCTCCGCAATATCCTTGACAAACTTCTGAACATCCTGTTCACAATATGCGGAATCCGGCAAGGCCATGTCAACGTCTCCTTTCCTACCGGGACGTTACCGTAATATTTTAGCATACAATCACATTATTGTAAATAAAGCAATTGTGCTCCAGCCGTAAAAAAGTGCCCGATAATAAATTTCTTTCTAAAATTATATTTACCCAACATGTCATTTATTCTCAGGAACGTGATTAAGGATTCTCCTTGCCAGACCAGCATCAATACAAATCTGCCGGGTCAGTTCCTCTAAGTCCCGAAAAGACTTTTCGGCACGCAGGCGCGCAACAAACTCCACTTTAATCTCGTGGCCGTAAAGATTGCCATCGAAATCAAATATGTGTACCTCTAAATTTACGGGATTTTCCTTTTTCAACGTTGGTTTATTGCCGATATTGGCAACACCGCAATGCTTCTCCCCAAGACCGGAAACCCGGACAGCATATACTCCTTTGGCCGGAACCAGGATTTCATGGTTCAGATCAAGGTTGGCTGTCGGAAAACCTATTTTCCGTCCCAGTTGTACCCCATAAACGACTTTACCCCTCACATAGGGAAAATAACCCAAATATTTTCTGGCTTCAGTAACCTCGCCGCGAAGCAGCAACTGCCTAATCAAAGTACTGCTCACTTCAACGCCGTCCACAGTTACCGGCGGAACCACATCAACTCTGTAATTTCCTTCCGGAGCATACTCTCTTAAAAGTTCCGGTGTCCCTTTACCGCCTTTACCAAAAGAAAAATTATATCCTACAATAATTCCTTTCGCTCCTACACCTTCGACCAATATTTTTTTCATAAAGTCAGCAGGTTCCAGATTAGCCATCCGCCCGGAAAAACCGGCTATGACCATCACGGCAATCCCCAATTCAGCCATCATTCTTATTTTTTCTTCCTTCGGTAATAACAAAGGTGGATAACTATCAGGTAGCAAAACCTTTAGAGGGTGGGGATCAAAAGTAAATACAACTGGGGTTCCGGAAATTTCGTCAGCCATCTTTCTCGTTCTTCTGACCAACTCCCGGTGTCCCAGGTGGACACCGTCAAAATTACCAAGCGCCACCACCGGATTGGGATAATTTTTCACGTCTCTTATGTCGTAATATACTTCCATGGTTTCTCCCCTCTAACCAAAAACCTTAATCGGCTGAAAAACCCTTCTTTTCCTGTCTCCCAATTTTTCAACCTTTGCTTCTGCTACTGCCAGTAAACTCCCATTTTTGTCCTGCAACCTGACCAAACAGCCCTGCGCGATTTCACCCGGTTCGGTCACAAGTCCTGAGGGATAAATTTTATTCCCGTTAATAACTGCTTTTACAGCGCTCTCACGCACCAGAATCACCGGAAAGCCTATCAAAGCACTGTCTATAGGCTGCAAGGCTTTAAGGACCTCTTGTTTCCGGGCAAGTTCATCAATTTCTTCCAGGGTGTACGCATCCATTAACTTAAAGGGGCCGGAAGATGTGCGAATCAGGTAGCTCATATATGCTCCGCAGCCAAGAGCCTGTCCGATATCATGGCATAGAGTCCTTACATAAGTCCCTTTGGAACAGGTAACGTCAAACATTACTTCCGGATGGGCGCTACCTAAATTCGCAAACCTTTTAATAATCAGAGAGTGAATAACTACTGTCCGCGGCGGACGAACTATTTCTTTCCCCTGCCGGGCCAATTCGTACAGTTTCCTGCCACCGATTTTTACCGCCGATACCATGGGCGGAACCTGCTCAATAACACCAATAAACTTTTTAAAACAATCGGCTATATCACTTTGTTTCAGGTAAGAAGCATCCTTTACCTCAGTAATCTCGCCAAAACCGTCCTGGGTAGTTGTCGTTATCCCAAATTTTATAATCCCGCGGTAGCTTTTGGTTCCTTCCGTAAGAAATTCGGCTACCCTGGTGGCTTTGCCGATACATACAGCTAAAACCCCGGGAACACCGGGGTCTAGAGTCCCGGTATGTCCTACTTTGCGTGTCTGGAAAGTTTTCCGCAAAAAAGATACCACATCATGGGAGGTCATCCCTGGGGGTTTCAAAACGTTAATAATACCGTCCACTTTTAAAAGTCCCTCCTCAACAATGACTATTTCCAATGTGAGCAAGAACTGCCGCAAGAACTTTTTCTTCGGCTTCCTGGAGCGGCATTTCTATCTGGCAGCCGGCTGCCTTCGGATGTCCTCCGCCGCCAAAGAAGGCAGCAAGTTTGTTGACATCGACTGTTTCTTTCGACCGGAATCCGACTTTCACCCTGTTCGGAGCAATCTCCCTGAATAACAACCCAACTACTGTTCCCCTAACCTGTCTGGGGTAATTTACGATACCCTCTGCATGCTCATCTTTGGCGCCCAATTCCTGGGCCAGTTGAAGAGGAATGGATATCCAGGCTACCCTTCCGCAGTCTGAAACCTTTAGCCTTGATAAGGCCCTGCCCAAAAGGAGTAACCCTGTCACATCCTTGTTTTCAAACAGGCATGTATTGATATAAGCTGCATTAATGCCTGTTTTGAGCAGCTCAGCACATATCATGTGTGTTTTGTCGGTTGTATTTTCATATCTGAACGAACCTGTGTCCATGACCAAAGCTACGTAAAGGCAGGTGGCCAAGTCCTGGTTTACAGGTTTATCGAAAACGTTAATTAACCGGTAAACCTGTTCTCCGGTAGCCGCTGCCGTCGCATCAATATAGTTATAAGTACCATAAACCTGATTACTGATATGATGGTCAATGTTTATTAACACCGGCACTTTTTTCAAACGGTCGGCCAAATATGCCCCTACCCTGTTTAAGTCAGTGCAATCGAGAATCACCGCAGTATCTGCGTCATCAGGAAATTCTTCTGGAGGTTTGATTTCCTGGACCAGCGGAAGAAATCCATATATTTGGGGTATAGGATCAGGGGTCAACATAGTGACTTTTTTGTCCATAGACTTCAGAAACAATCCCATAGCCAAGGTAGACCCTATACTATCCCCATCAGGCATAGCATGGCCGCAAACAATTATATGTTTAGCCTTCCGTATGGCCTCCGCCACTTGATCCAGGTTATTGTTCATCATTGCCTCCATCCTTCTGAACCCGATTTAGAAGCTCCATAATCCTTGCTCCGCGTTCAATCGATTCATCAAACCGGAATTCTACTTCCGGAGTGTATCTTAATCTGATCCGCTTCCCCAATTCGGACCGGACAAAACCCTTGGCTTTATTTAATGCCTGCAAAGTCTGTGCCTTCTCTTCATCACTACCGTACACACTGATATAGATGCGCGCATGCCGCAAATCCGGACACACTTCTACACCCGTTACGGTGACAAAACCTATTCTGGGGTCTTTTATTTCGCCGCCCAGCATTTGGGTAACTTCCTTTTTAATCGCTTCTGCTACTCTGGAAGCCCGATGGCCTGACATATTTGCCACCCCCAAAACCTAATTCTTCTCCACTTATAGCTCCCGTGTAACCTCTTCCATAATAAAGGCTTCGATGACATCCCCCTCTT is from Thermincola ferriacetica and encodes:
- the pnp gene encoding polyribonucleotide nucleotidyltransferase gives rise to the protein MDSSPVIIRSFPIGGREMVIETGRMAKQATGAVFCRYGDTAVLVTATCSPEPREGIDFFPLTVDYEERLYAVGKIPGGFIKREGRPSEKAILSSRLIDRPIRPLFPKGYRNDVHIVATVLSVDQDNAPDVTAINGASAALMISGIPFLGPIGAVVVGRVDGKFIINPTIAQAEVSDMHLTVAGTKDAVIMVEAGAKEVPEEVILEAISYGHEEIKKIVSFLEDFTRECLDAGVAKPRQEPVLFLLDEEIEKQVREYAYDKMFDTLKECIEKRFPKKQREDFIENAKEEIKTYFAEKVFPEDEAALKHVADAVNKLEKEIMRKFIIQDRVRIDGRKLDEVRPIECHVGILPRTHGSGLFTRGQTQVLTVTTLGAVGDEQILDGLGVEESKRYMHHYNFPPYSVGEARFMRGPGRREIGHGALAERALEPMIPSEDEFPYTIRLVSEVLESNGSSSMGSVCGSTLSLMDAGVPIKRPVSGVAMGLIKEEDTFAVLTDIQGMEDHLGDMDFKVAGTEKGVTAIQMDIKIAGISKEILQVALTQAREGRMHILSKMLEVIDKPRPEISPYAPRIITFTIDPEKIRNVIGPGGKTIKKIIDETGVKIDIEDDGRVFIAAVDEEAGRRAREIIDKLTADVEVGKMYLGRVVKIMDFGAFVEVLPGKEGLVHISQLAEQRVGKVEDVVSVGDEIMVKVTKIDEQGRINLSRKEALKAQQQTES
- the truB gene encoding tRNA pseudouridine(55) synthase TruB; the protein is MDGIINVLKPPGMTSHDVVSFLRKTFQTRKVGHTGTLDPGVPGVLAVCIGKATRVAEFLTEGTKSYRGIIKFGITTTTQDGFGEITEVKDASYLKQSDIADCFKKFIGVIEQVPPMVSAVKIGGRKLYELARQGKEIVRPPRTVVIHSLIIKRFANLGSAHPEVMFDVTCSKGTYVRTLCHDIGQALGCGAYMSYLIRTSSGPFKLMDAYTLEEIDELARKQEVLKALQPIDSALIGFPVILVRESAVKAVINGNKIYPSGLVTEPGEIAQGCLVRLQDKNGSLLAVAEAKVEKLGDRKRRVFQPIKVFG
- a CDS encoding bifunctional riboflavin kinase/FAD synthetase, whose protein sequence is MEVYYDIRDVKNYPNPVVALGNFDGVHLGHRELVRRTRKMADEISGTPVVFTFDPHPLKVLLPDSYPPLLLPKEEKIRMMAELGIAVMVIAGFSGRMANLEPADFMKKILVEGVGAKGIIVGYNFSFGKGGKGTPELLREYAPEGNYRVDVVPPVTVDGVEVSSTLIRQLLLRGEVTEARKYLGYFPYVRGKVVYGVQLGRKIGFPTANLDLNHEILVPAKGVYAVRVSGLGEKHCGVANIGNKPTLKKENPVNLEVHIFDFDGNLYGHEIKVEFVARLRAEKSFRDLEELTRQICIDAGLARRILNHVPENK
- the rbfA gene encoding 30S ribosome-binding factor RbfA, producing MSGHRASRVAEAIKKEVTQMLGGEIKDPRIGFVTVTGVEVCPDLRHARIYISVYGSDEEKAQTLQALNKAKGFVRSELGKRIRLRYTPEVEFRFDESIERGARIMELLNRVQKDGGNDEQ
- a CDS encoding DHH family phosphoesterase; this translates as MMNNNLDQVAEAIRKAKHIIVCGHAMPDGDSIGSTLAMGLFLKSMDKKVTMLTPDPIPQIYGFLPLVQEIKPPEEFPDDADTAVILDCTDLNRVGAYLADRLKKVPVLINIDHHISNQVYGTYNYIDATAAATGEQVYRLINVFDKPVNQDLATCLYVALVMDTGSFRYENTTDKTHMICAELLKTGINAAYINTCLFENKDVTGLLLLGRALSRLKVSDCGRVAWISIPLQLAQELGAKDEHAEGIVNYPRQVRGTVVGLLFREIAPNRVKVGFRSKETVDVNKLAAFFGGGGHPKAAGCQIEMPLQEAEEKVLAAVLAHIGNSHC
- the rpsO gene encoding 30S ribosomal protein S15, which translates into the protein MALLSEQKKEIINKYKLHEADTGSPEVQIAILTERINYLTEHLQQHKKDHHSRRGLLKMVGQRRALLNYLKKKDFDRYRNIIEKLGLRR